The Bacteroidales bacterium DNA window TTATCTGATGGAGTTATCGGACAAATGATGGAAAAAGTTGTAATGCCGGAACAAAAAGAGCGTTTAAGTGATGATGAAGTAATTAAACGTTATGGCGATTGGGCTACTGTAGGAAAATCCAAATCTCGCGAAAGAAATATTATTACTTCTTTAGAATTAGACCCCTATAAACAAGAAGCTCATAATCATAAACTTCAAGCAAAATACAAGAAAATGGAAGAAAACGAAGTTCGTTACGAAGCCATTAATTGCGAAGATGCGGATTATATTATTGTAGCTTACGGATCTAGTGCACGTATCGCACAAAAAACAATGACGCTGGCACGAGCAAAAGGAATTAAAGTTGGGATATTCCGTTTAATTACACTTTTCCCTTTCCCAAAAAATGAAATCAATGCTTTAGCTGATAAAGCAAAAGGGTTTTTAGCTGTTGAGATGAGTGCAGGACAAATGATTGAAGATGTTCGTTTAGCCGTTAACGGAAAAGTTCCGGCAGAACATTTTGGACGTTACGGTGGTGTTATTCACTCTCCCGAAGAAGTACTTGAAGCATTGGAGCAAAAAATTATTGGAGGATAAAAAATGGATATAAAAGAAATAATAAAACCCGAAAACTTAGTCTATAAAAAGACTAAATTAATGACAGATGCACCATTGAGTTATTGCCCGGGATGTGGTCATGGAACAGCACACCGTATTACTATGGAAGTTGTTGAAGAAATGGGAATCTGGGAAGATACTATTGGTGTTGCTCCTGTTGGATGTTCTGTTCTAGCCTATGATTTTATGAATATCGATATGACTCAAGCCGCTCACGGAAGAGCACCTGCAGTTGCTACTGGTATCAAAAGAGTATGGCCTAATAAATATGTATTTACCTATCAAGGCGATGGCGATTTAGCAGCTATCGGAGGAAACGAAACTCTACATGCCTGCAATAGAGGAGAAAATATTGTTATTATTTTTATTAATAATGGTATTTATGGTATGACCGGTGGTCAAATGGCTCCCACTACATTACCAG harbors:
- a CDS encoding 3-methyl-2-oxobutanoate dehydrogenase subunit VorB, producing MGEIKLMKGNEAIAEAAIRSGADAYFGYPITPQSEVIEYLMIERPENRTGMVVLQAESEIAAINMVYGAAGAGKKVLTSSSSPGVSLKQEGISYIAGSELPCVIVNVVRGGPGLGTIQPSQADYFQSTKGGGHGDYRLLVLAPASVQEMADFVNEAFDLAFKYRNPVMILSDGVIGQMMEKVVMPEQKERLSDDEVIKRYGDWATVGKSKSRERNIITSLELDPYKQEAHNHKLQAKYKKMEENEVRYEAINCEDADYIIVAYGSSARIAQKTMTLARAKGIKVGIFRLITLFPFPKNEINALADKAKGFLAVEMSAGQMIEDVRLAVNGKVPAEHFGRYGGVIHSPEEVLEALEQKIIGG
- a CDS encoding 2-oxoglutarate oxidoreductase, with protein sequence MDIKEIIKPENLVYKKTKLMTDAPLSYCPGCGHGTAHRITMEVVEEMGIWEDTIGVAPVGCSVLAYDFMNIDMTQAAHGRAPAVATGIKRVWPNKYVFTYQGDGDLAAIGGNETLHACNRGENIVIIFINNGIYGMTGGQMAPTTLPGMKSSTSPYGRDIATMGHPLKMTELVAQLPGTYFVTRQSVHTPGAVRKAKKAIRKAFEIQKENKGLAFIEIVSNCNSGWKMEPVEANNWMVENMFPYFPIGDIKVNGELVK